The DNA sequence CATAACTATTTTCCTTAATTACTTCCCTACTAATTATACAAATACATACACACAAATTTTGCTTTAAACCCAGAATTTTGTGGGTCAGCAATGGTCTACGTCATTTCCCGAAATGGACTGGGGAAGGCCTTCAAGCAAGCAAGAGACTGGGGGAATGGTTAGTGTCTCAGAGCTTCCATAGGCACTCCAGCAGTAAGGATCAAGCACCATGTCTCCCTCAGCTGGAAGAAGCTCAATATCTGAGAGGGTCAAGTTGGTGCATGGGACAGAGTCACTGCAAGCAAAATGCATAGGAGGGTGCCTTATATCATATGTTCCCTTTATGTTTGTGTAAGATATATTCGATACAAACACTGCAGAGCTCTTGTTCGAGCAATCCTTACTCAGGCAGTAAAACTGATCAATTATCATTGGGTTTCTAACACTTTCCATATGAATATTACTAAATGTCACCCCTGATACTGATCCTGATCCACCCTGCCACGTCTTGATCCTAACCCCATTATCTGACACTTTTATAACCGAGTCCCTCACCGTAATGTTTGAAACACAGGCTCTGGAGTTGTGATTTCCCAGACTACCAATgctgaattaaaattataacataagATTGGTTAACTAGAGGAACtataatgtatataatatattggaacattttcttcaaaataaataatttaattacctTATACCATGACCAGGTCCACATGTTATGTTCTTTATATCAACATCATGGCAACCGGCTCCAATGGACACGCAGTCATCACCTGTATAAAAGGATAATTCATCACTGACTTTTGGGTTTTGACGCAATAGTAAACAAAAGTAGTGGTTTGTTTCGTGACCAACCATTGGAAATGAccgaattatatattttgacgtCATTGGTATTTTCTATGTGTATTCCATCAGTGTTGGGGCTGAGTGCTGGAGCTGTTATGTAGATTGATTCCACGTGGACGCTTTCGCAGCCATCGAATCTGAAGTGGAACTGG is a window from the Vigna unguiculata cultivar IT97K-499-35 chromosome 7, ASM411807v1, whole genome shotgun sequence genome containing:
- the LOC114190481 gene encoding polygalacturonase At1g48100-like yields the protein MRHAHILPLALSLFFLTLFLPTQARYHFHKKHKHSNYHNAPEISPSPSPFSGPSSSPPDEAPSPSPSVDENYHNASNNFFDVRAFGAIGDGVTDATESFKMAWDTACQSESPVKVILVPQGLSFVIQSAIFTGPCKGGLVLKVDGTLMPPDGPDSWPNNTSRRQWLVFYRINGLSLEGSGLIDGRGAKWWDLPCKPHKGPHGTTSPGPCDSPVAIRFFMSSNLSVQGLKIKNSPQFHFRFDGCESVHVESIYITAPALSPNTDGIHIENTNDVKIYNSVISNGDDCVSIGAGCHDVDIKNITCGPGHGISIGSLGNHNSRACVSNITVRDSVIKVSDNGVRIKTWQGGSGSVSGVTFSNIHMESVRNPMIIDQFYCLSKDCSNKSSAVFVSNISYTNIKGTYDIRHPPMHFACSDSVPCTNLTLSDIELLPAEGDMVLDPYCWSAYGSSETLTIPPVSCLLEGLPQSISGNDVDHC